One genomic region from Bacteroidota bacterium encodes:
- a CDS encoding T9SS type A sorting domain-containing protein — translation MVKNYLLLFFVYSTLVFSQNSKQQSPLFDYGIDTKTCKSFYPSKKIISSHVDDVKQYLATIIPSNGNYSTELRLSNMVQSKTAKHFLFDQYLNNTRIYRAQVKVSINNNNIVQSVFDNSFVFSSLEKNFPSIATTNTFISKLPPLKYLTQENVYFYKEPQLVAAIRIEYIDVLNNSFEIILDENNTILYKRDLCLYYKLSTTSQDSLVSASVFLPDPLTTAGVTYGGVYVDNNDNDTAALNNQRVVMPLNVYYSGDTFYLRNQYAKITEFDNPVVAPAFEVSNPSFNYTRKHNGFEDVNTLFHISEFQKHIQNLGFTNLVNYSIEVDAHAMNGSDNSKFLPGPTNRLFFGEGGVDDAEDADVIIHEYGHAISHSAAPNTVGGSERIALEEAIGDYFASSYSRFLNSFNWDNVFSWDGHNVFWSGRQSTSNKKYPTDLISNLYADAEIWSSTLMEIWGDIGRNKTDEIVLESMYGYASNMTMSDAARLCIQADSNLNGGQNFVTLCSRFYDRGLLVPCGPSSVQLIDAVGDFVSRVDNNNLYIDFVKSFSGKVSLYDLSGRVIAEEDFLETKTSVLSLNNVPSGLYFVVLSNSEKIKSFKAVVGF, via the coding sequence ATGGTAAAGAACTATCTACTTCTGTTTTTTGTGTACTCTACTTTGGTGTTTTCGCAAAACTCCAAACAGCAAAGTCCTTTATTCGATTATGGCATTGATACTAAAACTTGCAAATCTTTTTATCCCTCAAAGAAGATTATTTCATCACATGTAGATGATGTTAAACAATATTTAGCAACTATAATACCTTCAAATGGAAATTATTCTACAGAATTACGTTTGTCCAATATGGTGCAGAGTAAAACAGCAAAGCATTTTCTATTTGACCAGTATTTGAACAACACTAGAATATATAGAGCGCAAGTCAAAGTTTCTATCAATAATAACAATATTGTTCAATCGGTATTTGATAACTCATTTGTTTTTTCTTCTTTAGAGAAGAATTTTCCTTCCATTGCAACAACAAACACCTTTATTAGTAAACTACCTCCTCTTAAATACCTAACGCAGGAGAATGTCTATTTTTATAAGGAGCCACAACTTGTTGCTGCTATACGAATAGAGTATATTGATGTTTTGAACAACTCGTTTGAAATTATTTTGGATGAGAATAATACTATTTTGTATAAGAGAGATTTATGTTTGTACTATAAGCTGTCCACAACGTCTCAAGATTCTTTGGTTTCAGCATCTGTTTTTTTGCCGGATCCGCTAACCACAGCGGGTGTAACTTACGGTGGTGTTTATGTTGACAACAACGATAACGATACTGCGGCACTGAACAATCAAAGAGTTGTAATGCCTTTGAATGTGTATTACTCGGGCGATACTTTTTATTTGCGAAATCAGTATGCAAAAATTACTGAGTTTGATAATCCAGTTGTAGCACCTGCATTTGAAGTGTCAAATCCTTCTTTTAATTATACTAGAAAGCACAATGGATTTGAGGATGTGAATACACTCTTCCATATTAGTGAATTTCAAAAGCACATTCAAAATTTAGGCTTTACCAATTTGGTAAATTATTCAATTGAAGTCGATGCTCATGCTATGAATGGATCTGACAATTCTAAATTTTTGCCTGGGCCAACTAATAGATTATTTTTTGGAGAAGGAGGTGTAGATGATGCTGAAGATGCGGATGTAATTATACACGAATATGGACATGCAATTTCTCACAGTGCAGCTCCCAATACAGTAGGGGGCTCTGAGCGTATTGCGCTTGAAGAAGCTATTGGAGATTATTTTGCGTCTTCTTATTCACGTTTTTTGAACTCATTTAATTGGGACAACGTTTTTTCTTGGGATGGTCATAATGTTTTTTGGAGTGGAAGGCAATCTACTTCAAATAAAAAGTATCCGACAGATTTAATTTCTAATTTGTATGCAGATGCGGAAATTTGGTCATCCACATTGATGGAAATATGGGGAGATATTGGACGAAACAAAACAGATGAAATAGTATTAGAATCCATGTATGGTTACGCTTCTAACATGACTATGAGTGATGCTGCCAGATTGTGTATTCAAGCAGATAGCAATTTGAATGGAGGTCAAAATTTCGTAACACTTTGCAGTAGATTTTATGATAGAGGATTGCTCGTTCCTTGTGGCCCATCTTCTGTTCAATTAATAGATGCCGTTGGTGATTTTGTAAGCAGAGTTGATAATAATAATTTATACATTGATTTTGTGAAGTCTTTTTCAGGAAAAGTTTCTTTATATGATTTGTCTGGCAGAGTAATTGCTGAAGAAGATTTTCTAGAAACTAAAACTTCTGTGTTGTCTCTAAACAATGTTCCTAGCGGATTGTATTTTGTGGTGCTAAGTAATTCGGAAAAGATAAAGTCATTTAAGGCCGTGGTTGGATTTTAG
- a CDS encoding sigma-70 family RNA polymerase sigma factor, producing MSTAKQFISDEKLINLYLTGSEEALESLIVRHQKKIYSYIYTHVNSRELAEDIFQDTFFKIINTLKRGQYNEEGKFINWSMRIAHNLIIDFYRKDKKLPTVSGAVNEDGEEVDIFNTIKVYDESIEDKVLRKQTQKGLRTLISQLPDEQREVLMMRHSYDMSFKEIAETTNVSINTALGRMRYALLNLKKMLEESNICVEA from the coding sequence ATGTCTACTGCAAAACAGTTTATTTCTGACGAGAAATTAATCAATTTATATTTAACGGGAAGTGAAGAAGCACTCGAGTCTTTAATTGTTCGTCATCAGAAAAAAATTTATAGCTATATCTATACTCATGTTAATTCAAGAGAATTGGCTGAGGATATTTTTCAAGACACTTTTTTTAAGATAATAAACACCCTAAAGCGTGGACAATACAACGAAGAGGGAAAGTTTATTAATTGGAGTATGCGTATCGCACATAATTTGATAATTGATTTTTACCGAAAAGATAAAAAGCTGCCAACTGTTTCCGGAGCAGTAAATGAAGATGGAGAAGAGGTGGATATTTTTAATACTATAAAAGTGTACGATGAAAGTATTGAAGATAAAGTGCTAAGAAAGCAAACTCAGAAAGGACTCCGCACGCTTATTAGTCAGTTGCCCGATGAGCAGCGAGAGGTGCTCATGATGCGCCATAGTTACGATATGAGCTTCAAGGAAATTGCAGAAACTACCAATGTAAGTATAAATACAGCTTTGGGGCGTATGCGCTATGCACTGTTGAATCTGAAAAAGATGTTGGAAGAAAGTAATATTTGTGTAGAGGCGTAA
- a CDS encoding protein BatD has product MKQINRYITIVLLCTLYIVLCTSIYAQKFTASASKTVVAVGEQFQITFAINTSASSFKAPSLNEFDVYSGPNQSQSMQFVNGNMSQSISFSYIIAAKKEGKYTIAPASVNADGKKVESNSMVIEVVKGSGNAGTGGGNQRNSNSSSQQTANDNLFAKTTVSKTKVYVGEQIMVSHKIYTRLNLRGFQDYELPSYNGFWSQDVVSKGQIELTTENIDGAMYQVAELKKVFLFPQRSGTLEIEPVEVTCIVRERSSNAPQSIFDQFFGGGGYKDVSYKIKSRPVKIDVSALPEANKPKDFSGAVGNYTMKTQLSKEKLKVNDAINLVYTISGRGNLKLIDAPAVNFPQEFEKYDPKVTDNVSVSSSGVAGSKTFDYLLIAREQGTFKLDALSFSYFDPEKKSYVTLPAPEFSIQVDPSDNKDDTKNVVITSVTKESVKQLGSDIRYIKTNSASLRKQNEFFFGSGLFYAGIAFPGFLALALILVKRSQDKANSNVVALKSRKANKIAQKRLSVANQFVKENKRDLFCDEIFKALYGYLSDKFSIPISNLSKDSIKNTLDSMKVKEESVSSLLQMLNTCEMARYAPSAVEQNLIKVYEDTVTIITNIENEIA; this is encoded by the coding sequence ATGAAACAGATAAATAGATACATTACCATTGTGTTACTTTGTACTTTGTACATAGTGCTTTGTACAAGTATTTATGCACAGAAATTTACAGCTAGTGCCAGTAAGACCGTAGTTGCTGTTGGAGAGCAGTTTCAAATTACGTTTGCAATTAATACATCTGCTAGTAGTTTTAAGGCGCCTTCATTAAATGAGTTTGATGTTTATTCGGGTCCTAATCAGTCGCAGAGTATGCAATTTGTAAATGGAAATATGTCTCAGTCTATTTCGTTTTCTTATATTATTGCTGCAAAAAAAGAGGGTAAGTATACCATAGCACCCGCCTCTGTGAATGCCGATGGGAAGAAAGTAGAATCTAATTCTATGGTTATCGAAGTTGTGAAAGGTTCAGGTAATGCGGGTACTGGCGGAGGTAATCAGCGAAATTCAAATTCATCTTCTCAACAAACGGCAAATGATAATTTGTTTGCGAAAACCACCGTAAGTAAAACCAAAGTATATGTAGGAGAGCAGATTATGGTATCACATAAAATTTATACGCGCCTTAATTTAAGAGGATTTCAGGATTATGAATTGCCATCCTACAATGGTTTTTGGTCTCAAGATGTGGTAAGTAAAGGGCAAATTGAATTGACTACCGAAAATATTGATGGTGCTATGTATCAAGTTGCAGAATTGAAAAAAGTGTTTTTGTTTCCGCAAAGAAGCGGTACACTTGAAATTGAACCTGTTGAAGTTACTTGTATTGTTAGAGAGAGAAGTAGTAATGCGCCTCAAAGTATTTTCGATCAGTTTTTTGGAGGTGGTGGATACAAAGATGTTTCGTATAAGATAAAGAGCCGCCCTGTAAAGATTGACGTTAGTGCATTGCCGGAAGCGAATAAACCAAAAGATTTTTCTGGAGCAGTTGGTAATTATACTATGAAAACTCAATTAAGTAAAGAGAAGTTGAAGGTTAATGATGCTATTAATCTTGTATATACAATTTCTGGAAGAGGTAATCTTAAATTGATAGATGCTCCGGCCGTTAATTTTCCTCAAGAGTTTGAGAAGTATGATCCGAAAGTAACCGACAATGTAAGCGTTTCTTCCTCGGGAGTTGCTGGATCTAAAACATTCGACTATTTGTTAATTGCACGAGAGCAGGGCACTTTTAAGTTGGATGCTTTATCGTTTTCATATTTCGATCCCGAAAAGAAGTCCTACGTAACACTACCTGCTCCTGAATTTTCTATACAGGTTGATCCATCAGATAATAAGGATGATACAAAAAATGTTGTTATTACAAGTGTTACAAAGGAGAGCGTAAAGCAGTTGGGGAGTGATATCAGGTATATCAAAACAAATTCAGCTAGTTTGAGAAAGCAAAATGAATTTTTCTTCGGAAGTGGTTTGTTTTATGCAGGAATTGCCTTCCCTGGATTTTTGGCACTTGCGCTTATTTTGGTAAAACGGTCGCAAGATAAAGCAAATAGTAATGTTGTCGCACTTAAGAGTCGTAAAGCAAATAAGATAGCTCAAAAAAGATTGTCGGTAGCAAATCAATTTGTAAAGGAGAATAAGAGAGATTTATTTTGCGATGAAATATTTAAAGCCTTGTACGGATATTTAAGTGACAAATTCTCAATTCCAATTTCTAATTTGTCTAAAGATTCTATAAAGAATACATTGGACTCAATGAAAGTTAAAGAGGAGTCGGTAAGTTCGTTATTGCAAATGCTTAATACCTGTGAAATGGCTCGCTATGCTCCATCGGCAGTCGAGCAAAACTTAATAAAAGTGTACGAAGATACCGTTACAATTATTACAAATATTGAAAATGAAATTGCGTAA
- a CDS encoding tetratricopeptide repeat protein produces MGLINMTKKNTPIYSIFKYLGLILFLLSNQLISQSNDDKESVFELEKNTTDTLQIVTLTEKCKSIMRTNSYAALQIADTIYQLSNAVGYVSGINNGLFLKTFIYHLLDDNKKAFSEWERLNYYQSKNNVNLASVCKANILGGDIFSEIGNYIRAIECLTKAEKIASEINNDNLKSSVYLSLGGIYHEVLKDFEKATFYYKQALASSFKTNNNVNIAASYNNIGNVLVAQNKVEDAIDYFKKGLALYTKEDTSTIKAALLSNISDADYSFFKNYESSILYAEQALVIYQTLNDKKGIIDSKTRLALCAIAQNEIGKAESYLLEAEQLSNEIDFMKSPELYQAMRKLYETKGDFTNAYKYLSIYTQIKDSLTTLDQIKKIKDIENKALETKSQTEIEILKRESLLNELTKNNAETERNFLLIASFLFLIIAAIVYNMYHLKKISNNALEEKKITIENQKKIVENQKEVIEIAKEKIVDSITYAKTIQQSILPRINYIKTYLPETAIFFQPKDLVSGDFYWFHHEKNISFIAIADCTGHGVPGALMSMIGNSLLNKIIIENKITEPNLILSGMNKNIYEILQQDKGAQQSQDGMDMALCTYNHTTKELNYSGARSNIILVNQKGVNMLKSTTNAVGGLSLRNELEPERNYDKKTIQITEPTLLFMFTDGYADQIGGVEQKKLGITKFKDNVNGTLFLPIEKVVDQLVYNFNSWKSTNTQIDDVLVFCTRLG; encoded by the coding sequence ATGGGATTAATTAATATGACTAAAAAAAACACCCCTATTTATTCCATTTTTAAATACTTGGGGCTTATTTTGTTTCTTCTATCGAACCAGCTTATTTCACAATCTAACGATGACAAAGAATCTGTATTCGAATTGGAGAAAAACACAACCGACACCTTGCAAATTGTAACGCTTACAGAAAAATGCAAGTCGATAATGCGCACAAATTCATATGCTGCACTTCAAATAGCCGATACTATATATCAGCTGTCCAATGCAGTAGGATATGTGTCGGGCATTAATAATGGCTTGTTTTTAAAAACATTTATTTATCACTTACTTGACGATAATAAAAAAGCATTTTCTGAATGGGAACGATTGAATTACTACCAAAGCAAGAATAATGTAAATCTAGCTTCTGTATGCAAGGCAAATATTTTAGGTGGCGATATTTTTTCGGAAATAGGTAATTACATACGTGCAATTGAATGTTTAACCAAGGCAGAAAAAATTGCGTCTGAAATAAATAATGATAATTTAAAATCCTCTGTTTACCTAAGCCTTGGAGGCATTTATCACGAAGTATTAAAAGATTTTGAGAAAGCTACTTTCTACTATAAACAGGCACTTGCATCTTCCTTTAAAACCAACAACAATGTAAATATTGCTGCCAGCTATAATAACATTGGCAACGTTTTAGTTGCTCAAAACAAAGTTGAAGATGCAATTGACTATTTTAAAAAAGGTCTTGCTCTTTATACTAAAGAAGACACTTCAACCATAAAAGCAGCACTACTATCTAATATTTCTGATGCCGATTATAGTTTTTTCAAAAATTACGAATCATCTATTCTATATGCGGAACAAGCACTTGTAATTTACCAAACGTTAAATGACAAAAAAGGCATAATCGATTCGAAAACAAGATTAGCACTATGCGCTATTGCTCAAAACGAAATCGGGAAAGCGGAAAGCTATTTACTGGAAGCCGAGCAATTATCGAATGAAATTGACTTTATGAAATCGCCCGAATTGTACCAAGCTATGCGCAAGTTATATGAAACAAAAGGAGACTTTACCAATGCTTATAAATACCTAAGCATCTATACACAAATTAAAGATTCACTAACCACACTAGATCAAATAAAAAAAATAAAAGACATCGAAAACAAAGCGCTCGAAACAAAAAGCCAAACAGAAATTGAAATACTAAAACGTGAAAGTTTATTAAATGAGCTTACTAAAAACAATGCGGAAACGGAGCGTAATTTTTTACTAATTGCATCTTTCTTATTCTTAATAATAGCTGCAATTGTTTACAATATGTATCATTTAAAGAAAATAAGTAACAACGCGTTAGAAGAGAAAAAAATTACTATTGAGAACCAGAAAAAAATTGTAGAAAATCAAAAAGAAGTAATTGAAATTGCGAAAGAAAAAATAGTTGATAGTATTACATACGCCAAAACCATACAGCAATCTATCTTACCGAGAATAAATTACATAAAAACATATTTGCCCGAAACCGCTATTTTTTTTCAACCAAAAGATCTAGTGAGTGGTGATTTTTACTGGTTTCATCACGAAAAAAACATATCCTTTATAGCCATCGCAGATTGTACTGGACATGGTGTTCCGGGAGCTCTTATGAGTATGATTGGGAACTCACTACTCAATAAAATCATAATTGAAAACAAAATTACGGAGCCAAACTTAATTTTAAGTGGCATGAACAAAAACATTTACGAAATATTGCAACAAGACAAAGGCGCGCAACAATCGCAAGATGGTATGGATATGGCATTGTGTACATACAATCACACTACTAAAGAATTAAATTATTCCGGGGCTAGGTCAAACATAATTTTAGTAAATCAAAAAGGGGTAAACATGCTTAAATCCACTACAAATGCGGTAGGCGGATTATCACTTAGAAATGAATTAGAACCGGAAAGAAATTACGATAAAAAAACTATTCAAATAACAGAACCAACCTTGCTTTTTATGTTTACAGATGGTTATGCAGACCAAATTGGAGGAGTTGAGCAAAAAAAGCTAGGGATTACAAAATTCAAAGACAATGTAAACGGAACTTTGTTTTTGCCAATTGAAAAAGTAGTAGATCAATTAGTTTACAACTTCAATAGCTGGAAATCGACTAACACTCAAATAGACGATGTACTTGTATTTTGTACACGACTTGGATAA
- the uvrA gene encoding excinuclease ABC subunit UvrA, with amino-acid sequence MGNKPLTISKNLEKTDEKKNIFIKGARVHNLKNVDVTIPRNKFVVITGVSGSGKSSLAFDTLYAEGQRRYVESLSAYARQFLGRIEKPAVDYIKGISPAIAIEQKVTTRNPRSTVGTTTEIYDYLKLLFARVGKTYSPVSGNIVKRHTVQDVVDEIISKPDNAKIQILSKISIAKNKNSAEQLQLLLQQGFSRIKINDETKRLDELVQAKISASDSLYLIIDRIVLSKDDDDLMNRIADSVQTAFFEGEGECTIEYLDEKKNKLKIFSNKFELDGITFEEPNVHFFSFNNPIGACKHCEGFGSVIGIDENLVIPNKNLSVYEDAIVCWRGERMSEWKNELLKVAHKFDFPVHKPIIELSEKNKKLLWSGNEYFGGLNKFFKHLEEQAYKIQYRVMLSRYRGKTICPECQGTRLRKDASYVKVSGKSISELILQPAEENLLFFKHIKLNETEKQIAKRIVVEITNRLQFLVDVGLGYLTLNRLSNTLSGGESQRINLATSLGSSLVGSMYILDEPSIGLHSRDTERLIGVLKSLKNIGNTVIVVEHDEEIIRASDVLIDMGPLAGTLGGEVVFAGDHNDILTAEKSLTAAYLTGKEKIDIPSTRRKASKYIEILGARENNLKNLNVKFPLQSFVVVTGVSGSGKSSLIKKVLYPAVKKLFGGYNDLSGTFDNIKGDINSISTIEFIDQNPIGKSSRSNPVTYVKAYDEIRALFAEQPLAKMRGYKPSHFSFNVDGGRCETCEGEGEVEIAMQFMADIHLTCEDCNGKRFKQDVLEIKYKEKNIADILELTIDEAIDFFSTANEKNNTDKRIISKIKPLQDVGLGYVHLGQASSTLSGGEAQRIKLASFLGMGQSTTSPTLFVFDEPTTGLHFHDIKKLLYSFNALIDQGHSILVIEHNMDIIKCADWIIDLGPEGGDKGGNIIFEGTPEELIKNKISYTAKYLKDKMNGIN; translated from the coding sequence ATGGGAAATAAGCCACTGACAATCAGTAAAAACTTGGAGAAAACCGATGAGAAAAAAAATATTTTCATCAAAGGCGCACGGGTTCATAATTTAAAAAATGTTGATGTTACTATTCCAAGAAATAAGTTTGTTGTAATTACAGGCGTATCGGGTTCCGGGAAATCGTCATTGGCTTTTGATACGTTATATGCAGAAGGGCAACGGAGATATGTAGAAAGTTTATCGGCATATGCTCGTCAATTTTTAGGAAGGATAGAAAAACCTGCGGTAGATTATATTAAAGGAATTTCTCCGGCAATAGCTATTGAACAAAAAGTTACTACACGCAATCCAAGATCGACCGTAGGAACAACAACCGAAATATATGATTACCTAAAATTACTTTTTGCCCGAGTTGGAAAAACATACAGTCCTGTATCGGGAAATATTGTGAAACGGCATACTGTGCAAGATGTAGTTGATGAAATTATTTCGAAACCGGATAACGCTAAAATTCAAATACTATCAAAAATAAGCATTGCAAAGAATAAAAACAGTGCAGAGCAACTACAACTATTGTTGCAACAGGGCTTTTCTAGAATTAAAATTAATGACGAAACCAAACGTTTGGATGAATTAGTGCAGGCAAAAATTTCCGCATCTGATTCCTTATATCTAATTATCGACCGAATAGTGCTAAGTAAAGATGATGACGATTTGATGAATAGAATTGCAGATTCTGTTCAGACAGCATTTTTTGAAGGAGAAGGAGAATGCACTATCGAATATTTAGATGAGAAAAAAAATAAACTAAAAATATTTTCGAACAAATTTGAATTGGATGGCATTACATTCGAAGAGCCGAATGTGCATTTTTTCAGCTTTAACAATCCAATTGGCGCTTGCAAACACTGCGAAGGATTTGGCAGTGTGATAGGCATTGATGAAAATTTAGTAATTCCGAATAAAAATTTATCGGTGTATGAAGATGCCATAGTTTGCTGGAGAGGCGAGCGAATGAGCGAATGGAAAAATGAATTACTTAAAGTAGCTCACAAGTTTGACTTTCCGGTGCATAAGCCCATAATAGAGCTATCAGAAAAAAATAAAAAACTTTTGTGGAGTGGCAATGAGTATTTTGGTGGGCTAAACAAATTCTTTAAACATCTAGAGGAACAAGCCTACAAAATACAGTATAGAGTAATGTTATCGCGCTACCGAGGCAAGACAATTTGCCCGGAATGCCAAGGAACAAGATTGCGAAAAGATGCTTCGTACGTCAAGGTATCAGGCAAATCAATTAGTGAATTAATATTACAACCTGCAGAAGAAAATCTGCTATTTTTTAAACACATTAAACTAAATGAAACTGAGAAGCAGATAGCGAAACGAATTGTAGTAGAAATAACCAATAGACTACAATTTTTAGTAGATGTTGGTCTCGGATATTTAACGTTAAATAGACTATCAAACACCTTATCTGGAGGAGAATCACAACGTATTAATTTAGCTACATCGCTTGGCAGCAGCCTAGTTGGCTCTATGTATATATTAGATGAACCTAGCATTGGGCTGCACTCTCGCGATACAGAAAGACTAATTGGCGTTTTAAAATCGCTAAAGAATATTGGCAATACTGTTATTGTGGTTGAACATGACGAAGAAATAATACGCGCATCGGATGTATTAATTGACATGGGACCATTAGCAGGCACACTTGGTGGAGAAGTTGTTTTTGCGGGAGACCACAACGATATTTTAACTGCGGAAAAAAGCCTAACAGCCGCATACTTAACAGGAAAAGAAAAAATTGATATCCCATCTACACGCAGAAAAGCTTCAAAATACATTGAGATACTTGGAGCAAGGGAAAATAATTTAAAAAATTTAAATGTTAAATTTCCTTTACAATCTTTTGTTGTAGTAACAGGAGTAAGTGGTTCTGGTAAATCATCGCTTATTAAAAAAGTTTTATATCCTGCTGTAAAAAAATTATTTGGTGGCTACAATGATCTATCCGGCACTTTTGATAATATTAAAGGCGACATAAACAGCATATCTACAATTGAATTTATAGATCAAAATCCAATTGGAAAATCATCTCGCTCCAATCCAGTAACATATGTAAAAGCATATGATGAAATACGTGCCTTATTTGCAGAGCAACCTTTGGCTAAAATGCGAGGATATAAGCCATCCCACTTTTCGTTTAATGTGGATGGTGGTAGATGCGAAACCTGTGAAGGCGAAGGAGAAGTAGAAATAGCCATGCAATTTATGGCAGACATTCATTTAACCTGCGAAGACTGTAACGGTAAAAGGTTTAAGCAAGATGTTTTAGAAATAAAATATAAAGAAAAAAACATTGCAGATATATTAGAACTTACAATCGATGAAGCAATAGATTTTTTCTCTACTGCAAATGAGAAAAACAATACAGACAAAAGGATTATATCAAAAATAAAGCCATTGCAAGATGTAGGCTTGGGGTATGTACATTTAGGACAAGCATCAAGCACCCTGAGCGGTGGAGAAGCGCAACGTATTAAGCTTGCCTCCTTCTTAGGAATGGGTCAAAGCACTACATCTCCTACTCTATTTGTTTTTGATGAGCCAACTACCGGATTGCATTTTCATGATATAAAAAAATTATTGTATTCGTTCAATGCCTTGATTGATCAAGGCCATTCCATACTAGTTATTGAACACAATATGGATATTATTAAATGTGCCGACTGGATAATAGACTTAGGTCCGGAAGGTGGCGACAAAGGTGGAAATATTATTTTTGAAGGCACACCGGAAGAGTTGATAAAAAATAAAATATCTTATACAGCCAAGTACTTAAAAGATAAAATGAATGGGATTAATTAA